TTCATCTTGCAGCTGGAAAATATTCTGGAAATGTAAGGTGCTCAACTTCTCTCCATGCATCATGCAGTTGCCTGTTCGTCAGCATGCTTTTATCATGCACTTACACAGGAATTAATTATAGAGCGTCTAAACCACTGACATATTAAAATGGGTATCCCTGTCAAACTACCCCTAATGAGTCAACGCGAAATAATTTGTTCACATATTTCTAGCTCATCTGAAAAATACCAGTCACGCCCAGTTGTACTCCGTGGTTGAATATCTGTAAACTCAAACGATGCTTAatcatatacatatttaaaaaaaaacctaaaaagcTAAATAACTCCTACTAGATTAATAAGGTCCCATAAGCCTTCCTgtttctaatacccttgattccagtCGATCAGGTGTCCCTGGATAtttaactaaaaaaacaaaacatcttcACTGACCTCCTTGCTGGATGGTGGATGGAAGAACATTTTCCCCAGCTGACAAGGATACGAAGAAAGAGAATGGTATGACCCACAGGCAAATTGTGAAATACGCCAGGACCTGTAATATTCACGAGAGATTAAAAACATTTCCTCTGAAACATCAGTAGCAGTGTCCCATATACCAGCTTTAATGATAATGATACATCTGTTGTGGAGTTATAAACTAGTGGTAGTGTTGATTGGGAAGACGCAATAAAAGTTTTTGCTCACTTCTGAGAAGGCGTAATATTCCTCTGCAAAGTACTGGAAGGCCATATAGTGATTTATCACCACCAGTACTGAGAGCAGCAACACaatgagaaaaagagaaaaggcagGAACAAGAAACAAAAAGCATTAcagatcattattattacactgtaatattattatacagtattaGTATTGAAACCGTCCCATCATTAGACATACCCAGACCAGGATGCTACACtacattttacataaaaatTGCAATCAAAGTCAAAACATCATTTATTTCAAAATAACACTAATGCAAAAAGCTGAAGGAAAATGTCAGACATTTTTAAGGCAACATCTGTACTTACTACAGGAAAGTATAAAGTTTGGCGAGCTGAGCATGATGTAGGGGAATGTCTGCAGCAGGCCAAAGTAAACCAAATTGGTGAAGAGACCAACTCCAATCATCAGCGTAGGGAAGCCCTCAAAGAGGTACAGCCCTGCCAACACACCTGTGGAGAActgagagaaagggaaagactCAATGTTAGTTTCAATATCAGGCTTAATCCAGTAGAAACATTGTGTAAATACAAGTGATCTATAAAGAACAAATCAAATCATGTTAAGTGCATAATCCCTCACAGTAGTAAAATGTAtccaaaataaaaatagacTACAGGAACATTAACTaacactacacatacacacaacaacaacaaatattctatacacacacacacacacacacacacacactatacatactgtatacatacACTCTtctactgttaaaaatgtacaggtttaataTGTACTCTTTGAAATATTTACACTACTAGGGCGACAACCGTACTTTCACAATATGTGTTCAGGTCACACAACAAAATCACCAGTTTAGACGAGGCACTATGCAAAATGTGTAAGACGAAAACTGCACATTGGACTTCACGCTAATGAGTAGATGAAACCACACAAAGAACAGAGATGCTGGTAGTGAAAGACAGAATGAGCAATTGTGACTGCACCACCAAAAAAAAGTGGTCTTGGACAGACAATGAGCTCTGCCCAAGCAGATCACTCAGAGTGCGGTTGGGCATATTGTTAGCCTACTCAGGTCCTctctaaaccacacaaggcAAACATGTTTTCTTAGTGCGAAACGAGAACGAAACTTACTTGCGTTGTTCGTGACAAAACAGATTCGCACAGTCACTTTTACTAGATTATGAAAGTTTGTTAAGAAGGTGGTGATCCAAAATCAAACCAGTAAACAGCCGAGGCTCAAAACCAGGGCTGTGGTAACCATAACAGAAGGGCTGAGGCAAAATCAGAAAACGGGAAAAAGAGGCAGATTTCAGGTATAAAAGGCAAAACGGGGCAAACACACAGGAGATAAACAGGGGAAGGTCGCCAATAAGGTGTAGAGTCATTGTGTGGGGAGAGCTGAAGCTGATGAGCTTCAGGGGCGCGTTCTGAAACTCAGGCAATAGGGCTTTGTCTCGATTGGCCAGAGTGCTTCTTTCACCGCGACAGCCCTatacattactatttacatataGACATTAAACAACATTGCACTTCAGTGCAGTGTGAGTGAGGAGAAGttggtgggtgcagtgtgactgagcagttggtcagagtgtgtttgtatggggtggaGATGTTTTGTTAAGGACAAGACTGATACACTATACTATGGCTTGGGGCAGACGCTGACCATAGCCAACCGATTCCGAGACTTCATGCTTCTGGACTTCTTTAGACAGCGGCTGGTGTATAAGTCCAGAAGGTTTGGAAGCTGAGCCCCGAGCAGTGCAGTTCCagtaccaggtggtgatacagccTGTCAAAATGCTTATACAAAACCTCCTCAGCCATCTGAGGTAGAAGAGAAGGCGCTGGTATGCCTTCCTTGCCACTCATGTGATGTGTTAAATCCATGCAAGTTCCTCTGTGATGtgaacaccaaggaacttgaagCTACTAACCCTATCTAACAGTTATTCCATTGAACAAGGGTGTGCCCTCTCTCCCGCTTCCTTAAGCTCCTTGGTCTTGCGGACATTTAGCGCACGTCAGGAAAGTTAACCTCCTCTCTGCAAGTTGCCTCATCTAAAAGATACCAGAGGCTACCTACAGGCTACCAATACAACCTTATACAATAGTCAATGTAGACAAAAGAATTTAAGCATTAATACTGAGGATGTACTCACCAGTatcatgtattttattattcgGCTGGTGGCAACTGTGTACTCCTCTATCAACTCTGCCAAGTAATAGAGACCTGCAGCTgtaagaagaaagacaaagtaAGAAAAGACTAGACATCAACAATAATAATGCAACAAATAAAATGCAACACAGCTGGTCCCTACAtgactgcaaacacacacttttgaTGTCCCCCCACTGCACTTACAGATAAGCCAGAACATTAGCacctgacaggtgaagtgaaaaacacttatCTGTCAAGCGGTGGATAAATCAGACCACAAGTGAATAGTCAGTttctgaaggtgatgtgttaaaagtaagacaaatgggcaagcataagaatctgagccactttgacaagaaccatgGTGGCTGATGGCTGGATCAAAACGTCTCCAAAACTTCAGGCGGGTCCTGTAAGGTATTTCTAGTATGCAGTCCAAAAACTAGCAactgggcacctaaggctcattgatctgattcatggaggccccatctcacaacttacaggacttaaaggatctgctgctacgTATTGGTACAAGATTACACAGAacgccttcagaggttttgtggagtccatacctttATTGATTGTCAGTTGTGGTGGTACAAGGGGGACCTGGCTGATAGGAGTAGGATAGGAGTATATTTTTCCTGATTCAACACCAATGTAATTAGGCCAATTCTCTTCTTATCATACAATATATGTACATGAGATCTACCATTTGTGCTGACCTTAATATTGAGAATTGTGTTTAGTTAGCGAGGAGAGTGCATGGACCTGAATGAGCAGATATGTCAACTTGTTTAAAACAtatgtttcatttatttaggACATTTAAACATTCCAATCAAATTCCAATGTCTcaatatttgtaataattaaAATTGCAATGTTCCTAAGTAAATAAATTACAATGCCGTTAAATTACCGTTATATCAGAGGCATAAAATGGTTTTAAATGACAATGATATAATTTACTGTGATTATATCATCCAAATAAATAGTTATCGTGATAGTCATAAATGTAATTCAAACTTAGACTCACATTATTATGGACATAACTGATCTAtgcttataataattataacagtTCATGAACTGTTAGAGGGAATGAAACAAAAAGTGTGGTGGAGAAATGATGCCCTGTAGTTGGTCTACAAATAAaaagatgaataaataaacatggtacatacagacacacagagtcAGTTTACTACTTTGTCTCCCAACGGCGACTTCAGGcaacaacatttaaaaaaaaaaaaaaaaaaaacagctaaaaggTTTACATCTAAAGCCGGGCTGACAGCatgctgtgcatttgcacacagGCAGCGCTGCCGGTCATCACGCAAAGCCACGCCCCCCTGCGTGCACCACTCGGAGGAGatatgaagggggggggggggggggggggggtggctgcTCTGAACTTTTGAACCATGAGCAAGTTCAGTCAAAATTGTATAACGAGGCCTGACATGCAGACATCCTGCTGAACTTTTCAGATATCAGACACTGTGTAACCTGTCAACAGAGGTGGGTAGAGCAGCATAAAAGCATTttctagtttaaaaaaaacattgtattgcTACTTCAATTAAATAATGACTTGCATAGAAGCCAAACTAGCTACCCAAAAACAACCTGAGAAAAAGATGAATTCTGCAACAGAATTTTACTACACTCAGCATAGGAACAGAGATTTGTTAAGAGATATTCCTGCAAAGCAAATGGGAATGACTTAGGAAAGGAGAAAGCTGATTCTTCAACTCACAAATGAACCCGAGTTGATGGTACAAAAGTACTAACACATCAtcaatgtcatgcaaaaaccttgtctcttcatttttgctgcattttactttttgattttttgtctgtcagttgttctttacattgtgccacAATTTTCTGATGGATGGGCCAAtggaaacgctccaaaatgacctggaatacaatctttttaaCAGTGACTTTGACCAAAATTAAGTTTAAATCATCTTTTGAAAGGCTTTTCTGTAATGGCAACAATATGTAAAACAGCAAATATACCCTATATACCAAGTGTTAAAGTTTAAAATCACTGTTCAGAGGTTTGGAAACACAATAAGATCAGGTGAATTCATTAAAAATTATGtttaaaacactgaacaaaGCATTTTAAAACACCCTCTGCTTGTCAATGTTTTTTCCCTGTTTGGCACAGTTTCAGTCTTAATCCAAGTCTCTAAAACCAGCCCATTGTGTTTAGCCTTCTAGGTTAGCTGGTGGCTATGTGTTGTATAGGCTAATAGCAGTGTACTGAACTTGTTGAGGCAAGTCAGGTAGCGGATTATATCCTCTTGTATATTCTCGTTTGTGAAATATATTGTATTTGCCAGCTTTTCAACTGACCTTATAGCAGTTTACTATACACTGTTTAACAAAACTGCAGAAATGACAGCAAATAAATTATCTGACCAAGGATTCCAAACTTTTCAACAAGAGTGCAAGTAGTTACTCCTTGCCCCTGCTTGTCAACACAGTAATGTGAGAAGCTACTGAAATGTACAGAACTGGTGCAGCCCACCTAAAACCGCCTAATTAGCCTCCTAGTTTTTGCAGAATGCCCTCACACTTGCAAAATGAACTGCACTGCACACTGTCCAGTCAGAGAAAGTCCTCTTTCTCACCCTGCTGGAGGCCAGACAATTTCAGTGCATCTTTCATTTATCATCTGTCAGCCAGGTGGATAACAGTCTCGATTTGTGCAGAAACGTGCAAATTATGTGCACAGTTCAGCAGTTCTGACAGCAGACGGGGCACATACTAAACCTGCATCCAGCAccacctgtccaaatgtttgtggacacctcttctgataaatgtgcaaacacacacagcttgtactgGCAATACAATAGTCCATCCAATGatttgaggatgaggtgaggtggtgatcatccaacatcttgggCAGCCAAGATatgtactccaacaaaagcaaataaactattttattacccttgattttagaattagcaatgaatgagcaggtgtcccaatacttttgtcctttttgaGTATGTCTTTTTATACAATGAACATGTGTAAACAAACTTCACcacaccaaacaaacaaaataataacagcATTAGCTCATTCTTGCCATAGGGTGGAGCTCGAGTAGGTAGCCAACACTTCAGGTGCGACCAGTGTCGAGACAGCAAGTTCCCGGTCTGACTGACAGCTCTGCCAACGTGGACAGCCCGGCCTCCGCCCCAAAACGCATGCACTTCGTTTTACGGCTACATAACACTGCCTTTTACCGTCTAAGCACTAGATAAGACGTCTGCATGATCAATTACAACCGGCAAACACAATATATATTTCACAAACGAGAACATGAGCATATAATCCGCTACCTACCTTCCATCAACAAGTTCAGTACAGTGCTATTAGCCTATACAGCACACAGCTACCAGCTAACCTACAGGGCTAAACACAATGGGCTGGTTTTAGAGACTTGGATTAAGACTGAAACTGTGCCAAACAGGGAGAAAACACTGACAATATAATTTAATCCAAAATTAGGCGCAGATTATACCCAAGGCGCATTTAGGCTGAAAGGTTTGACCATGAAAAAACAGGAGTATGCCATTAGACCATGCTTTTAAACGTAAAGTGGGTTTACACAAccaatactgaatatttcacgCTTAAAACTAACCCTTGCTTTAGATAATACATCAGTTCCCACTATATTAAACAGTTTTCTACTTAGCCATGATCTTTTTACTGGAGATAGCTGgagctagcatagctagctagaggCTTGGctaatatagctagctagcgttcATCATTCGTATCACCAGATATAGCTATCTAGCTACAGAAATGTCGAATAATTTAGCTAGATACCGTTAGTTAGAGAAACATCGGTGCTTAATAATAACTTAATCCCCATATTATCTGGCTAAATATCCCAGAAtgttatctagctagctagctaatgagaTTACAAACGATATGCGAGGCTTATGCGGCTTCCCTGGCTTGTTATTTGTAGCTAGAGGTGGCAGAGCCGACCTGGCAGCCGGTTCATAAACCCTGCAGCGGATTTTAACTTTTTGGACCTGGATTTGCGagcatatgtttatatatatttgattaaCTTCCAACACAAGATGCTCATAAGTCTTACTGTGTGTCTGCACGCTGAAGCTGAAGCAACGTAAGCACAGTCATTCCTCAACGAGTGTGTTTCTAAAACAGCAAAACATCCCAATTGTTGCCCTGTTAAGACAACTAAGCCTCGGGGAAAATGCTCcaattggtttattgcacattaGCCACCTAAATGTGTGTCTAGGGATCAGAGGAACTGAGAAAGTGGgggagttagctagctaaccagcGCCTGTGACCTAGCTAGCACCACCCAGCTAAACAGCCCCGGTCTGCAGGGCGATCATCCCAGCAGTCATAATCCACACATCCAGCGGCTTTCTGAGACACTCCCGCATTAAACTCGTGTTGATGTATTGGAGTAACTCAGCTAATGAAGAGCGAATATCGTCCATTAGGAGAAACAGGATTAACGGCGAGGCTCCGCTCAGTGGTCTTAGTGGATCAGACGAGAGCTCATACAACACAAACAACTTACCAATAGCGAGAGTAACAAAGGATATCTGTATGACCAACGACAACCAactgagcagataaataaaccacatgtttaatgtaaagtcttcttaaataaataaacagaaagtaaacaaaaacagcgaGACGAGTCGCTTAGTGTTGTGCTAAAAGCTCTGAAGTGGACAAAGTTCAGCTAGCGCTTCCGCAGACGAGCAGTTAGACTGGAAGCCACAGCGCCTCTTCAGGTTGGAGGTGAAACTGCGGGAGCGGAGACACAGCAAAGCCGTTCTCCGTGCTCCTACTACTTCCTTATACGACACTTGAGAAACTTTTTGGAGCTTCTTCTTTAACGTCgtaaagtgctttgaggaacctccaGGGAAGCTTGTTCttcaaaaaaaacttttcttaaaGCTTCTTCAAAGCTCCTTAAtaggttcctctacagtttcaaattgatCTTATACGTTTAACAGTGTACATCTACTACTACgacgactactactactactaattattattattattattattattattattattcactgtAAACTGTCTTGTTTGGGCACAAATGATCTGTTACTGTTAATAACGTTATAAAAgataaagtaaaaataattagattatatTATATCATCAATGTTGCACtaatatgttaaaatattttcatattttaagacaaaatagaaaacaaTAGAATAGAAAGCAAATGTTGGGCACCCTACATGGTCAATACTTGGGGACATGCACTTTGccaagtatcacagcttttaAATGCTTTATGGAGCCAGTCTTGCAATTCTTTTCACCCATTGTTTCCTGCAAAAAGCTTCTACTACCTTCTAGTTCTAGAGATTATTTGTCATCTTGctgcactgcttttttttttttaatctatccacagatttctgATGATGTTTAGATCAGGGGGCTGTCAGGGCCATGACAAAACCTTCAGCTAGTGCCTCTTGAGATTGTTCTTTGTGATTTCGGACGTGTGTTTAGAATCATTATCCTACTGTAGAAGcatttcttcttttatcttcaatcttttttacagacagtgtgatGTTCGCTTCATGGATTTGTTGTGCATGCAtaaaacaaaatgtggaaaaacacCCAATACATTATAAAAGAAAAGATGAGTAAaaagatataatatatataacaaaacaGAGCAAAGCACAGGGATGGGTGAGATCTGCTTTGGGCAAACCTTCCCCCTAACCAACACAGACTCCATCAAAGACATTATGCCTATTTGAAAATTCTATCTAAATCAAAAGGATGAAATACCTGATTTCTCACTCGTTATTAAAGGTATCTGCAATTAgtcattaaaacacattaataCTTAATACTAATGATTAAACAGAAAACTATTGGATAGCATTGACCAAAATGACTGCTTCAGCAGTGTCCAATCAGCTCTGATGTTCTGGTGCTCTGATTACTGTTTCACTTTGGCAATTCCGTTCTTCAAGTTTTTATCTAACAGAAGACACCCTGACCTTCACAGTCATGTTACAGCATAAACAACCTCCAGTCTCTTGTGCACTTGTCTTTGTGATGGAGCTAGACAGAGCTAAATGAATAGCTGTAATGTCTAATTATTAAATCAGAATATGAAATTAAATAATGAGTGTATAGTGTTTAGGTGTCTCCGATTACTCCCATCCACATTTTACTGTTCTTTAATACAGAGGTTGTCCCAACTTTGATGCCACAACAGCCTCTAGTatcctgggaaggctttaccTAGGTGTTACCAGTGTTACCAGCATTGTAAGGATTTAACTGCATTTAGCCCAAAGTGCATTAGTGAGCTTAAATGCTGATTTCTtggatcacaaatgccactcatcccaaatgtatttgATGGAGCtgcatcactccagagaatgcagatGCACTGCTTTACAGCCAAATGCTGTGGGGATTCCTTCAGATTACAATTTGCTTTGGGAATGGTGGCCtttaggctcatgtgcagcagccccagagcaccagtaatgcttttctatggcgactatacaagctgtgtgtgaatacCCTGTGTAATGTCAATAGTTAGTAGTACAGAAATTAGTAGCTCTGAACATACTCTTGAATGTATATCTTTGGACCCAAGGTTGCAACAGATCCTGAGAAAACGTTTGTGTTTAGAAAAGGGAAAAGCTGAAAATGGAGGggctggagaagaaaaatccagGGTTTGGCCACTGTGGTGTTGAGTGGACCACCCACATTCCTGTCCCCTGTTCTCTTTAATACATGAATGCTTTACCTCCCCAACCACCAAACAGCGCCACACATCCACACCTACTGACACACATATAGACACTGAAATCAGACACCTTACAGTTCCAGAGGGTGAGACATAAATTCTTTATAATGTTTGCTAGATAAAGGGCTCTCTCCAGGGGGTAAAGAATCCTTATAGAATAAAttggttttaaaagcagaaagcCGAGAGGCGCTACCGTGCAAGTAATTCCCCtccatttaaaatgcttttatCAAAGGACGGGAGTGCGGAGGTGTGAGGAGAAAAAACACCTTTCTCCCCATCTCAGAGGCTTCTTGATGGACGAATGAACCCACCTAA
This portion of the Salminus brasiliensis chromosome 9, fSalBra1.hap2, whole genome shotgun sequence genome encodes:
- the tex261 gene encoding protein TEX261, which translates into the protein MWFIYLLSWLSLVIQISFVTLAIAAGLYYLAELIEEYTVATSRIIKYMILFSTGVLAGLYLFEGFPTLMIGVGLFTNLVYFGLLQTFPYIMLSSPNFILSCILVVINHYMAFQYFAEEYYAFSEVLAYFTICLWVIPFSFFVSLSAGENVLPSTIQQGDDVVSNYFTKGKRGKRSGILLIFSFLKEAVLPSRQKMY